A window of the Leptospirales bacterium genome harbors these coding sequences:
- a CDS encoding universal stress protein yields the protein MKRHIKKVLIPIDGSETSRKALEMAIGICEAAEAQLTVLEVVEEFGPLPGYYEAAPPGLDRVKWISEQRFEKNHSPLDNTSIKWDRKVEEGYPADRICEVAAKGGYDLIVIGSRGLSALGRFLLGSVSDRVVHHAPCSVTVVR from the coding sequence ATGAAGCGGCATATCAAAAAGGTTCTGATCCCGATCGACGGTTCAGAAACGTCGCGCAAGGCTCTGGAGATGGCTATTGGCATCTGCGAAGCGGCGGAAGCGCAACTGACGGTGCTCGAGGTGGTGGAAGAATTTGGACCGCTGCCCGGCTACTACGAGGCGGCGCCCCCGGGACTGGATCGCGTGAAGTGGATCTCCGAACAGCGCTTCGAAAAGAACCACTCGCCGCTGGACAATACCAGCATCAAGTGGGACCGCAAGGTGGAAGAAGGCTATCCCGCGGATCGCATCTGCGAAGTCGCCGCCAAAGGCGGATACGATTTGATCGTGATTGGCAGCCGCGGCCTCAGCGCCCTTGGCCGTTTCTTGCTGGGCTCCGTTTCGGACCGCGTCGTTCACCACGCTCCCTGCAGCGTAACGGTTGTGCGCTGA
- the gap gene encoding type I glyceraldehyde-3-phosphate dehydrogenase, whose protein sequence is MAIKVGINGFGRIGRLVFRAGLEKGGVQFVGINDLIDAEYMAYMLRYDSTHGPFTGDVRVENDMLVVNGQKIRVTAEKDPANLKWGDVQADYVVESTGLFTDMEKAAAHIKAGAKRVVISAPSKDAPMFVMGVNHMSYKADQNVVSNASCTTNCLAPLAKVVNDNWGIVEGLMTTVHAVTATQKTVDGPSHKDWRGGRGAYQSIIPSSTGAAKAVGKVIPELNGKLTGMSFRVPTPNVSVVDLTCRLAKPAKYDDIKKKMKEASEGALKGILGYTEDAVVSADFVTDPRTSIFDAEAGIMLNDNFVKLVSWYDNEWGYSNKVIELMSHMDSVK, encoded by the coding sequence ATGGCGATTAAAGTTGGAATCAATGGTTTCGGTCGCATTGGACGTCTGGTCTTTCGCGCCGGATTGGAAAAGGGCGGCGTACAGTTTGTTGGCATCAACGATCTGATCGACGCTGAGTACATGGCATACATGTTGCGCTACGACTCCACCCACGGCCCCTTCACGGGCGACGTGCGCGTGGAAAACGACATGCTGGTGGTCAACGGCCAGAAAATCCGCGTCACTGCGGAAAAGGATCCGGCCAATCTGAAATGGGGCGATGTGCAGGCTGACTATGTGGTCGAATCCACCGGCCTGTTCACCGACATGGAAAAGGCTGCGGCGCACATCAAGGCCGGCGCCAAGCGCGTGGTCATCTCTGCGCCTTCCAAAGACGCGCCGATGTTTGTGATGGGCGTAAACCACATGAGCTACAAGGCCGATCAGAATGTGGTATCGAATGCAAGCTGCACCACCAACTGCCTGGCGCCGCTGGCCAAGGTTGTGAACGACAACTGGGGCATCGTCGAAGGACTGATGACCACCGTGCACGCCGTCACCGCCACGCAGAAGACGGTGGATGGTCCCTCGCACAAGGACTGGCGCGGCGGACGCGGCGCCTATCAGAGCATCATTCCCTCCAGCACCGGCGCTGCCAAGGCGGTGGGCAAGGTCATTCCGGAACTGAATGGCAAGCTGACCGGCATGTCCTTCCGCGTGCCCACGCCCAATGTATCGGTGGTGGATCTGACCTGCCGTCTGGCAAAACCGGCCAAGTATGATGACATCAAGAAGAAGATGAAGGAAGCATCGGAAGGCGCGCTGAAGGGCATCCTCGGCTACACCGAAGACGCCGTTGTGTCGGCGGACTTTGTAACCGATCCGCGCACCTCGATCTTCGACGCCGAGGCCGGCATCATGCTCAACGACAACTTCGTCAAGCTGGTCAGCTGGTACGACAATGAGTGGGGCTACTCCAACAAGGTCATCGAGTTGATGAGCCACATGGACAGCGTAAAGTAA